Proteins found in one Luteimonas chenhongjianii genomic segment:
- a CDS encoding class 1 fructose-bisphosphatase → MPSISLTRHLIEEQRLGHVTPDLRLLLEVVARACKRISVAVGKGALGDVLGEAGGADGSINIQGEAQKKLDVISNEILLEANAWGGHLAACASEEMEHSQQIPDAFPRGNYLLVFDPLDGSSNIDINASVGTIFSVLRCPEGVSAAEDHDFLQAGSTQVAAGYCLYGPSTMLVLTIGHGTHGFTLDREQGSFVLTGPHMRIPEQTREFAINMSNQRHWEAPTQAYVADLLAGKDGPRGQDFNMRWVAAMVGDVHRILTRGGIFIYPWDRKDPAKPGKLRLMYEANPMAMLVEQAGGAASTGRERILDIPPTSLHQRVPVFLGSKEEVETATRYHRQHDTAAA, encoded by the coding sequence ATGCCCAGCATTTCCCTGACCCGCCATCTGATCGAGGAACAGCGCCTCGGCCACGTGACCCCGGACCTGCGCCTGCTGCTGGAGGTCGTCGCACGTGCCTGCAAGCGCATCTCGGTGGCGGTCGGCAAGGGCGCCCTGGGCGACGTGCTCGGCGAGGCGGGCGGCGCGGACGGCAGCATCAATATCCAGGGCGAGGCGCAGAAGAAGCTCGACGTGATCAGCAACGAGATCCTGCTCGAGGCCAACGCCTGGGGCGGGCATCTGGCGGCGTGCGCATCGGAGGAGATGGAACACTCCCAGCAGATCCCCGATGCCTTCCCGCGCGGCAACTACCTGCTGGTGTTCGACCCGCTCGACGGCAGCTCCAACATCGACATCAATGCCAGCGTCGGCACGATCTTCTCGGTGCTGCGCTGCCCGGAAGGCGTGAGCGCAGCCGAAGACCACGATTTCCTGCAGGCCGGCAGCACCCAGGTGGCCGCCGGCTACTGCCTCTACGGCCCCAGCACGATGCTGGTGCTGACCATCGGTCACGGCACGCATGGCTTCACCCTCGACCGCGAGCAGGGGTCGTTCGTACTGACCGGCCCGCACATGCGCATCCCCGAGCAGACCCGCGAATTCGCGATCAACATGTCCAACCAGCGCCACTGGGAAGCGCCGACCCAGGCCTACGTGGCCGACCTGCTGGCCGGCAAGGACGGCCCGCGTGGCCAGGACTTCAACATGCGCTGGGTCGCGGCGATGGTCGGCGACGTGCACCGCATCCTGACCCGTGGCGGCATCTTCATCTATCCCTGGGACCGCAAGGACCCGGCCAAGCCCGGCAAGCTGCGGCTGATGTACGAGGCCAATCCGATGGCGATGCTGGTCGAGCAGGCCGGCGGCGCGGCGAGTACCGGCCGCGAGAGGATCCTCGACATCCCCCCCACATCGCTGCACCAGCGCGTGCCGGTGTTCCTCGGCTCGAAGGAGGAAGTGGAAACCGCGACGCGTTATCACCGGCAGCACGACACCGCAGCCGCATGA
- a CDS encoding 2OG-Fe(II) oxygenase — protein MSGADFIEVTPGALSPDACAAIVARMRGSADLHAGEIGGGIYPDLKRSRDLSISGRADWADVVQQLNVAVHDGLMAYLRKFPQTLIAPLMLQQPDTSGALRRLEAEDFATMDEARLGGLLQTCLRPGAINLQWYAAGEGGYPYWHCELYPRDPSCETLHRHLLWTIYLNDGFEAGETEFLFQQRKVAPRTGDLLIAPTAFTHTHRGNRPQGGDKFIATSWVLFQRAETLYGAG, from the coding sequence ATGAGCGGTGCCGACTTCATCGAAGTCACGCCGGGCGCCTTGTCGCCGGACGCCTGCGCGGCGATCGTCGCGCGGATGCGCGGCAGCGCCGACCTGCATGCCGGGGAAATTGGTGGCGGGATCTATCCCGACCTCAAACGCAGCCGCGATCTGTCGATCAGCGGCCGCGCCGACTGGGCCGACGTGGTCCAGCAGCTCAATGTGGCCGTCCATGACGGCCTGATGGCCTACCTGCGCAAGTTCCCGCAGACCCTGATCGCGCCGCTGATGCTGCAGCAGCCCGACACTTCGGGCGCACTGCGGCGACTGGAGGCCGAAGATTTCGCCACGATGGACGAAGCGCGGCTCGGCGGCCTGCTGCAGACCTGCCTGCGTCCCGGCGCGATCAACCTGCAGTGGTACGCCGCCGGCGAAGGCGGCTATCCGTACTGGCATTGCGAGCTGTATCCCCGCGACCCCAGCTGCGAGACCCTGCATCGCCACCTGCTGTGGACGATCTATCTCAACGACGGCTTCGAGGCCGGCGAGACCGAGTTCCTGTTCCAGCAGCGCAAGGTCGCACCGCGTACCGGCGACCTGCTGATCGCCCCGACCGCGTTTACCCACACCCATCGCGGCAACCGGCCCCAGGGCGGCGACAAGTTCATCGCCACCAGCTGGGTGCTGTTCCAGCGGGCGGAGACGCTGTACGGGGCAGGTTGA